From Staphylococcus sp. IVB6214:
TGATAATTTAAAAACGTATCGTACCATTTTCAATCATATTAGTGTAGAAGCTTTGAATGCGATTCTGTTTGATGACACACCGATTGTTCGTACAACGAAGAGTGGGAATACGATATACAACAACAACACAGGTGTCGTGAACTACGATCCAGATAGAAAAACATATCATTATACGAACTTGACAGAAGATGAATACAGTACACGAGATATGAATATCAGTATTCCGAGAACCTTTGATTATATCAACGAGCACGGTGGCTTCACTGATGACTTCCGTCTCTTCAATACGAACAAAGATCAAGGATTGATTACGTATCAGATGTTCCTAAATGGACGCCCAATCTTTTATCCGAATCAATTGAATCAGATTTTGGTGAGTTGGGGAGAACGTGGGATCTTTGAATACAGCAGAGGATTGTTGAAGACGAATGTAACAATCGATAACGGTGAAAAACCTAAGAAGTTACCAACACTTGAAGATGTGCGTGGTGCATTGGCAAGCAGTAACCAAGTCGACTATCGAAAAGTGGAACAATTGGTGGTCGGTTACCGTATGGTATCGAAGAAAGGGCCGGACAATCGATTGGAAATTCAAGAAAATTGTCAGTTTGAACCGACATGGTTTGTGAAACATGAAGGGAAATGGTATGAATTCAATGATGGGGAGTTGATCGAACAATGAATTGGAAACACGCCAAAACATTATTCATTATCGTATTCTTCCTTATTAATGTCGTGCTTGTCATTTTGTATGTTGATAAGTACAACAAGTCAAAACTGAATCCATCAGCGACGGAGAACGGCGTCAACTTCGCACAAGAAAACATCAAACTACCGAAAAATATTCCCGAAGTAAGCAAAGTGAAAATGCAGCTGATAACAGCACGTTCACGTAACTTTGAAGAAGACACAGAAGATCGGAGCGACTCAAGCCAAAGTGAAAACGGATATGTTCTGACGAAGGAAGTCAATGAAACGGTCGATGTCAAATTGGACCCAATTTCTCACCTTAAACCGTACATTAACGATAACGTCTACAAAGGCAATGAATATCAATATCAAGAAACAAAAGGTGAAGAAATCAAATATGAACAAACATTTGAAGGCTTCCCAATCATGAACAATAAGCGTGCTGCCCTGACATTTGTCGTTGCAGATAATCAGGTAAAATCATATAAGCAAGCTGCTATGGAAGACATCCGTCCGTCTAAAGGGGCGAATAATAAGCGTCACAAAGTCATCAGTGCGTATGAAGCATTAGAAGCACTTTATTACAATCAGTACCTTAAAGATGGCGATGAAGTGAAGGGCTTGCGGTTAGGTTATTATACCGTCGTAAAAGAGACGAATCTGCAAGTGCTTCAAGCCAATTGGGAAATTCAAGTAAAGCGTGGTAATCAGACGAAAACGTATTATGTTGAGGCTGTCTCATCGAATCCAAAAATTATAGAACAGTAGAAAGGGTGGTCACTTGATACGAATGAGTGTACTTGCAAGTGGCAGTACAGGAAACGCCACTTATATAGAGAATGACAAAGGCAGTCTACTTGTCGATGTTGGTCTGACAGGTAAGAAGATGGAAGGCTTATTTGAACAAATAGACCGCAAAATTGAAAATCTGAACGGCATTCTAGTGACACATGAACATGTCGATCACATTAAAGGATTAGGTGTAATTGCACGTAAATACGGACTGCCTATTTATGCGAATGAAAAAACATGGTCGTGCATCGAAAAGAAAGACAGCAAGATTCCAACCGATCAGAAGTTCATTTTTAATCCATATGAAACAAAGTCAATTGCAGGCTTTGATATTGAATCATTCAGCGTGTCTCATGATGCAATTGATCCGCAATTTTATATTTTTCATAATGATTATAAGAAATTGACATTAATCACAGATACAGGCTATGTGTCCGATCGCATGAAAGGCATGATTCGTGGCAGCGATGCCTTCGTATTCGAGAGTAACCATGATGTCGATATGTTGCGTATGGGACGTTATCCGTGGAAAACAAAGCAACGTATTCTGAGTGATATGGGGCACGTATCCAACGAAGATGCAGCCTTTGCGATGAGAGACGTCATCACAGGTCAGACGAAACGCATTTACTTGTCGCATCTGTCTCAAGATAACAATATGAAAGACTTGGCACGTATGAGCGTTGGACAGATTTTACAAGATCATGATATTGATACGACGAACGAAGTAAAACTGTGTGATACAGATAAAGAACAAGCAACACCTATCTATACATTATAAGGAAATTAACAATGAGGTCATGATTATCACAGACAACGAACAGCTGTGTACGTCATGGCCCTTTTTGTGTATAGTATAAATGAATAAATGCACAGATATGCAATGAATTATCCCCAAAACTGTGCACAAAAACATCAACAAAACATACTATCCACATGTTAATAAAGAGTTTACCAACAGATTTATACACATATCCACAGAATTATCCACAAAATGAAGCAGAAATGCTTATTTCTTCATAGTTGTTCTATACATATGGTGCATAAAAAGCATGTATCGTGTGAATAAGTTGATAACATGTGGATAACTCACCAATTTATACACATAAGGAGCATAAAATGAAAATTACAGTGATTGCAGTTGGAAAATTGAAAGAAAAATACTGGAAGCAAGCGATCGCAGAATACGAAAAACGACTCGGTGCCTATACAAAAATAGACGTTGTAGAAGTCCCTGATGAGAAAGCACCTGAAACCATGAGCGATAAAGAAGTAGAGCAAGTGAAATACAAAGAAGGCCAACGCATTCTAGCCAAAATCAAGCCACAATCTACCGTCATTACATTAGAGATACAAGGTAAGATGTTGAGCTCAGAAGCACTTGCGCAAGAAATTCAGCAACGTATGACACGTAGCACAAGCGACTTTACATTTGTCATCGGTGGGTCTAATGGTTTACATCAAGATGTGATGAACCGTAGTGACTATGCGTTGTCATTCAGTAAAATGACTTTCCCGCACCAAATGATGCGTGTGATATTGTTGGAGCAAGTGTATCGTGCGTTTAAGATTATGCGTGGGGAAGCGTATCACAAATAAAACTAAAAAATAGGTTGTTCATAATGTAAAAGGAGTGCATTAAAATTAAAAGTTTGAATTCAAAAAATATTGAAAGAGAAGCCACTATAAAAATTGAATCGATGGCAAATAGTACTATGAAAATTGAACCAGATGTTAATTCTAATGATACAAAAATCTCTTTTGATGGTGAATTAGTTGTATATAACTCAGAAGATTTAAGAAAAAGTAATTTTATTGGAAAAATACAGATTCAGGTTAAAGGAAAGCAAGTAGCTAAAAGAGGTGGTAAAGTCATACATCGTAATAATGTCAAAGTGAATGATTTGAAAGTATATGAAAAAGAGGGTGGCGTCTACTATTTTGTGGTGTACTTGATTGTCGTTAATAATAAAGTTATTGATAAGCAAGTTTATGGTAAGCAACTACATTTATTAGATTTAAGACGTTTACTTCAAAAAAAGCAGAAGAGTGTCACTATTGAAATGTACGAAATTGAAAATGAAAATGTTTTATATAGTAATTGTGTGAAATACTTAAGCGAAAAACAGAGTCATAATCCATTAAAACAAATTAAAGTAAAAAATACTGGAAAAAATCTTTCATATGTTGCTACGCCAGAAAATATTGTTATGGATCATAGAGGATTCCCATTAAATGATTTTTATGGATATATAGATATAAATTCACCTGAACTAGAAGCAACTATTCCTGATTCAATATTAAGTATGGAAAAAATAAAAAGGGTAAAAGAAAGAAAAGTAATAAAAAATGGAGAAGTATTATTCGAAGGTAAAATAAGTTTTGTTGTAGCAAAAGAATCTACGTCTATAATTATAAATGATATTTTTAAACTACAAGTGTTTGAAAATAGTAATAAAAGTACATATTCTATGATGCCCTTTAATAAATTAAATATAGAAGAAAAATCTTTTTATATTATTAATGAGATATCTAAGGGTGGTGATTTTAATATAGATAATATCGAACTATCTATAAATCCGTTTAACATAAATGTAACAGAAATAAGAGATATAATAAATAATCTGAAGAATAAAATCTCAGAATATAGAAATTTAATTCCAATTGATAAAAAACTTAAACCAATTGATTTTAATGACCAAATGAATGAAATAGTTGGTTTAATAGAATTATTAGAATATAAGCGATTTGAAAATTACAATATACAAAATAATGGATATTGTAAAATGCAATTTAGTGGAAAATATATAGTCTTATTCAGATACGATGACCTATTATATAATGCCTACTCTAATGATTTCCTAAGTAAATTTCAAGCAGTGGTTAAAGAAGAAGAGGGAGAAGTGCAGATGCCAATTATATATACCTTAACTAGAGATATGATTGTTGATGTACTTAATTTTGATATTAATGTTATAAAGGAAATCATTGTAAATGATGAACTTGATTGTAAATCTGAGATAAAATGGGAAAAATTGAATAATTTTGCATTAGAGTTAATTGCTTCTTATGATGAAACCCAAAAAGTTGATTTATTAGATTTAGCTGATTATATATTGAAAAATTTACTCAATTTTGATTATGATAAAAAATTTATGAACTTAATTAATCAAGCACAAATTATGAAAAGAAGAAATATAATAGATGATGGTGTAATAAGTAAATTAATCGAGTTGAGGGAAAAATTAATAAATATTGATGAAAAAATAGCAACATTATATATAAATGTATTATCTGGGAGTAAACAGGAAGCAAAAATACGATATGAAAACCTTGATTATGCAGATTTGGAAATGTTTAATGCATATCCTATTTTAAAATTATATAAAAATTTAATGAAAGAATAATTTGAGTAATAGTCACTGATAGTCACTGTACGTTGAAATTTGAAAATACATTGTAATGATTACTTTTAATAACATTTATATGAAAGAGGTTAGTATGATGGCTAAAATGGATAATTTACTTGCAGTTCTATGGATGCTTAGTTCAGATAAGAAAGTTACTGCCAAGCAAATTTCAGACAAGCTAGAAATGAATATCAGAACTGTGTATCGCTATATGGATACACTTTCAAAAAGTGGCGTGCCCATCATTTCAGATACTGGACATAATGGTGGATATACATTGTTAAATGATTTTATTGAAGCGCCACTCTTTTTTAATTCTGAGGAACAAATTGCATTATGTCATGCCGCAAATTTTGCAGAAGAAGCGGGTTATTATGGTGGAAATTCGTTAAATAGTGCTATTAGAAAGTTAAGAAACCATTCGAAATTGGATCAAGAAAGTGAAATAGAGAAACATATGTCTAGTCTTGAAGTAATTAAGCAAAATAACATATATCCTTCATATAGCCATTTAGAAGCATTAGAATATTGCGTAGTTAATAGAAATTCTGTCATTATTTCATATTGGAAAAGAAGCGATGACACATCAAATGACAGGCAGGTGGATCCGTACAGAATTATTTACTGGAAAAACAAATGGTATTTAGTCGCATATTGCCATCTTAGAGATGATGTTCGAACATTTAGAGTGGATAGAATAGAAAGGCTCATATTAACTGATGAAACGTTTGAACAGCCCGAAGACTTTTCAGCAGAAAACTTTTTTATGGGGAATTTGTTGCCAATTAAGGAAAATGAAGATGCAACAACAACTTTAGTAATTAATGGAGATGTAAGTACATTAGATGAAATTTGTCACCATTGGTTTCTAGGACATTACTTAAAAGAAAGAACATTCAATCAAGCAGTTTTTCAGCTTGAAGAAACAATTATGAATAAATACGTACCGCAATTATTGTTGTCATATGGTAAAGGGGTTCGAGTTGTAGAGCCTTTGAGTTTAAAAGAAGAAATGATTAAGAACTTGTCCGATTTAATTGAATTCTATCAAAAATAATAGCTTCCTTGACGTTAGTTGTCAGGGAAGCTATGTTACATTTTGTTATATGAATAGTGAATGGAGAATGATTTTATGAAAATATCAAAAGTATATCTTTATGTATTTAATACAATGTCAGATTGGGAGTACGGTTATTTAATTGCTGAATTGAACTCAGGAAGATATTTTAAAAATGGGTTAGAACCATTAAACGTAATAACTGTAGGTGCTACTAAGGAATCAGTAAAAACAATGGGTGGATTACATATAGCGCCAGATATGACTTTCGGTAAATGTAAGGTAGAACACAATGATCTTCTAATTTTACCTGGAGGAATGAATTGGAATGACCAAGTACATAAACCGATATTAGAAAGAGTTGGTACTGCATTAGATGAAGGAACAATTATTGCTGCAATTTGTGGTGCAGTGGATGCTTTAGCTAATAGTGGGTACATAGATACTAGGAAACACACGAGTAATAACTTAGAATATACTAAAATGACGTGTCCAAATTATAGAGGAGAAAAATATTTTGAAATGAAGTCGGCTGTGTCTGATGAAAATTTAATTACTGCGTCAGGTATTGCGCCGCTAGAATTTGCTATGGAAGTATTGAAAAAGATAGACGTATTTGAACCAGATACATTGGAAGCATGGTATGAGTTGAATAAGTCACATAAAGCAAAATATTTTTATAAACTAATGGATTCGATAAGTTAATGTAATTAAGTGAAGGACACAATATCGTGTAGATGTGTCCTTCATTTTTTATATCTTAAAAACTATTTTACAATAATAAATGACCAATAATACATAGATGATAGTAAAGAACAATTGACCTTAAAGTAATGTTTAATGGTAGATTTGAAAATAAGGAGGTTGTGTTACATGAGAATTGATGAAGTTTCCAAAAAACTAAATATCGCTAAATCGAAAATCAGATATTATGAAAAAATTGGCTTACTCAGAATACCGAGAGACACGAACCAATATAGGTATTTCGATGACACGGCTATGATAGATTTGAAAATGATTATGGACTTAAAAGCGTTAGATATAGGGTTAGAAGATATGAAGTACATCATTGAATTATTTCATAAGCCGACAACGCAGACTTGTAATATTAATTCTGTGGAGTATATAAATAAAGTGATACAAGAAAAAGAAGATGAGTTGAATAATCAAATATTGATACTGAATAAGCTTAAAAAAATTCATGAATTATCTAAAGATAACCAATATGAACTAAATAAAGAAACAATTCTAAAAGAACTCAATCAAAGGAGAGAACATAATGATTAGTATTATATACGGAGGTAACCAGTCAGGAGTATGCTTTGAGTTATATAAGACAATTTTAAAGAAGTTAGATAAAAATGATTTACATATATTTAATTTGCAACAAATGGATCTTTCATTAATATTGGAGAATGGTTACTATTCAGAACCAACAAAACAGCAAACGTATATAATCAATACTTTAAATGAATCAGAGACATTAATTTTTATTTATCCACTATATTGGTTCAATGTTCCACCAATAATGAAAAGTTTTATTGATCAAGCATTTTGGCCAGAAAATGCATTTAGTTTTAAAAGAAAGCAATATTTTAAAAAGGGTTTATGGAAAGATAAAAAAGCAATCATTTTGTACACGCAGGGAGGCCCAGAAATTTTTCATAAATTAAAAAAGAGAATGGGATACCATGTACTTAAATATCCATTAAACCTTGCGGGAATATATAAAATTACAACATACCACCTTGATAATTTAAATAGAAGTAAAAATAAAAAGGAAATTATTGATAAAAAGATTAATAAAGTCGCTATGAAAGTAGTAGGGAATTTAGAATTATAGATTGAAGTTGTTTATTTAAAAACTTTTCTATATTTTTGCTCGAATTACGGATATCTAAATGATGAAATCATTATAATCAATATCATTATAAAATATTATAGCTAACCCGATAATATTGTAAATTTCAATATCATCGGGTTTTTAAAATATATTATATAAATAAATAAAATAAATTTATTAATGAATAAGTATAATATCAAAATGGTTTGTGCTACTCACGTCAAAAATTAAAACGAGAGCGTTCTTGGGATATACTTAAAAATATATGATTATAGTAAGTTTTGGTTTAAAGTGCTGTTAATATATAAAATTATTTGGAAAACCACAAAACCACTTAAAATTTATAAGTAATAAAATATAAATATAGATTTAGTATAATAATTATTTTATCAAAAAATGTATTTTATTTTAAGAGGTTTTGTGGTTTATATAAAGTTACTTGTTAAACTTTTTTAATAGTTTTTGCAACTAGGGTACAAACTAGTCTTTCATCTACTTTATTAGTTAGGTTATCTAAAAATAAGTTGAAAGAAGCTATTGAATTAAGTAGTCCATCATCATTATAATCATTGTCTAGCTCTTTGACTTCTAATATGTCTAGGTAATAATTATCTGACACAAGGTTCAATGATGCTATGTCACTTTCCATTTGTTGGACAAAATGATTGTTTTGTTCTATCCAATCATTAATTAAATCAATTACATTGTTAATTAAATTTTCGTAGTTAATAAAATTATTAAAATTAGAAGTATCATTGATAATAGATATTAACGCTTGTGTAATATTATATGTACTTTGAACTGCATTATAATGTTTTTTTGTATTTAAAGGTGTAAAGCTTAAGCTAAAAATTTTCTCAATTAAGTATGCTACATCTTGTTGTTTACTTTTATTAATTTTGTTTTTAAGTTTTACCCATATAAAGTCAATTAAGTCATCAGCAAAAGTACTACTTTTTTTTATAATGAAGTCACTCATATACAAAGGTATATTATTAAAATCTTTGGTAAATATATTAAAAGTATTAGATGGCTGTGACGAAAACTTTCCCATATTTATCATTTTTAAGTATGGATTTTTGTAAAAATTGGCTATGGCAGAAATAATAACAAATTCATGAAATACAAAACTTTGAGGATTAAATTTATTGTATATAGCCCCATTTCCGATGGCTTCTTGATTAGATGAATTAATGTCATCTGTTGCAAAGTCTTTAACATCAGATAAGTCGAAGGTCAAATTCTCATTCACAATAGTATAGAATTTTTTGTCAAAATACTCCATGATATTGTGTAGAGCAAAAATAGATTCAGGTTTGTATTCCCATAAACAATTAGCTTCTTCATTAGTGTCTATTAAACTAATTGATTTGGGTAATTGAGGCTTAGTTATCTTTTGAATATCCCCACTAATAAAATTCTGAAATAACTCTTGAATACCATCTCTATCTGTTTCATGATCAATAATTGTTTGGCCTGAAAAATCAAAAAATGATGGAGTAAAAGAATCTCCAAAACTTCTATTGATTTCAGTATGTCTTTGCATACGTAATTTCTTTTTCTCAATATCCTTCATTAAGTACTTACCCATATAATCATATTCAAACATCATCTTTGGTAGTGTTACCATATCTTTGTCAACAAATTTTAATTTGAAAAAATCAAGTGTTGATCTCTCAAAATTATTCCAAAGTGCCAATTTAGTCTCCTTGTTTAAATCATCTTCTAAAGCATCATAAAGTGCATCTAAAACACGTCGAATTAACAATTTATATGCTACCTTTGGATTACTATATTTAATAATAGATTTTATATCTTCATCAGAAATGTGTATCACAACACCATTGCAAACATACTCTCTAAAATTATCCTCTATGCTTAAGCGTTTTATGGAAATATTTAAAGATTTATTAATATCTAATGTCTTTAATGACTCTCTGCAATAATCAAAAATATATCCTAAAAAGATGTACTTATTACTTTCGGTTTGTTTGAACTTCAATTCCAAAAAATCACCTCTTAATATTAATTTGTCAAATATTTTGCTCGGTCCAATTCCATTTATTTTTTTCAAAAATGGAAAATTTCTTCCCTATAGGGATGTATATTATACCTAGCTTAAGTTATTACTTGAGCATAATTCCAAGGAGGTTTTTATTATGAAAACGTATATAATAAAAGAACTTTATACCCAGGATGAGGATATTCATCACATAGAAATTGAAACTATAAAAGGAGAGCAATTTAAGTATACTACACAATTCACAATAACAAGTGATTGTAAAAATTTAATTACTCTTTTGATTGGACAAGCTTTGATGTTGCCAAGGGGAACTGAATTTTCAATATACGACTTATTGGATATGGTTGGTGACAATGTTTATGGCGATATTTACGATGATGAAGTATATGCTATAAACATTTTACTTGAAATGTATCTTGAAGAACATTTCACGCTATGCCAGTTACAAGAAGGGGAAGCAGAAAATATAATAATTAAAATTTTCAAAAGATAAATAATTAATTTAGGAGGCAAAGAAAATGGAAATAAAAACAGATAATTTTTTAATATCAATGGATGGTAATAATAATTACGCATCAATTCAAACTGAATTAAGTCAACATGCTATTGAAGTATTATATCAATTAATCTCAATAGGAATAGATACACAAGATGAAGAATCGTTTTCATTAGAAGGTTGTGAAATAGAATTAGGCGTAGATTTAATTCATGAATTTAGCAATCCAATTGAATATAAATTAGTCAATACGTTGTTTCATCTCTTCTTTTACGAATATAAAGGGTGCATTTATATGGATGGATTAGATAATGAAGTTTTTATTCGAAATAGAAGAGGTTAGGTAATATGAGCAGAGAATTGTTTTTAAAATGTAAACCAGAGGCGCTAAGTAAAAGAGCAAATGAAAGATTCACTGTAAAAAATTTGCTAATAGATATAGGTGTAAAAGATCCGGCAGCAAATTTAATAGAAGATGTCGAACATCGATTTCGAAATTATGTAATGTTGCATGGATCTTCACACTTTGAAATGGTTTGCAATAAAAATCAACGTATTTTCGTGAGACTAACAGATTTTTACAGTATCGATGATATTTAGCTAGTATTTGTAAATAAGATTTTGCATGGAGGAAAAAAGAAATGAAGTTTGAAAATGATAAATATTTAATTGATTCAAATGGTTGCTTTAAGAAAATGAAAGGTAGCAATGATGGAGAAGGTGAGAGGCTAGTTAAACTAGCTTCTCCAATTTTTATAGTCGCTAAGTATAAAGATCGAGTATATAAAAAAGAACAGATTATCATACAAGACATAGATGGTGATGAATACATTTTAGATTCAAGTATATTAAGTTCACGTAACTTGTTTAAATTGATAGAAATGGGATTCACTATTAATGAAAATAGGATTAAAGAATTGAGTAATGCTTTACAAGAGTATAGAGATAGTACAGTGAAAAGTAGTTTTTATAAAGGTGTTGGTGTTATACCTACAAATAAAGGAACAGTTATTGTTTTAGATGATCTCTATTTTAGTCCTTCAATGACTGAAGAAGATATGAATCAAGTGGTTTGTGATAATAAATATGATTTAGCTCCTAAGGGTGAATTAAGTGAATGGTTAACAATGTTTCAGGAACAAGTGAGTGGCAATGTTCTATTGGAACTAGTTACTATCTTTGGAGTGAGTGCTTTAGTTACTAGATATTTATTCTTTTTAAATGAAATTGAGTATACAGGAATAGTGTATTCATTGACAGGACAGTCTTCAAGTGGGAAAACTACAGCAGCTATGTTAGCTGGTTCAATAGCGGGAAATGTTAATAAAGGAGATAATACTTTATTTTGTAGTTGGAATGCGACTAAAGTTGGGGTTGAAAATATCATGAGTTCAAATTTTGGTGTCCCAGTAATATTTGATGAGTTATCGACTTCTACAATTAGTAATCTAACCAACTTGTTATATTCAATAAGCGAAGGGCAAGGAAGAGAGCGAGCAGATAAAAATGGTAATACAAGGGAGAAATTTAATTCAGGTACTTCTATTATTTCAACAGGCGAGTATAGCATTTTTAGTAACTCTGCCAAAAATGATGGATTAAGAGTACGTATCATTGAAATTAATGAGGCAATTACATCATCATCTTCGAATTCAGATGCTATCAAAAAAGTTGTAAGAAAAAATTATGGTCATGTATTGCCAATAATATCTGAGTATTTATTAAATAATGAAGAGCAATTGGTGACTATTTACGAAGAACATAGACAGTGGTTTAAATTAGCATTAGCAAATGAAGAAAGCAAAACAGGCATACGAATGATAAGTAGGTATGCTGTTATATTGACTTCGGCAACAGTTTTTGAATTAGCATTAGATGTAAAGCTAGGCATAGAGGAAATAAGAAACTATCTATTAAATTATCATAATAGCACAATATTAGAACGTTCATTAACAGAGAAAGCAATGGAAGTTCTTATTCAGTATATAGCTGTAAATTCAGGCAAATTTAGCCATGGTGGTCCATTGTCTAATATGATAGAAAACAATGGAGTGATAATAGCGCAAAATGACTATATAGAAGTGAGGATTATTCGTTCCGTTTTCGAACGCATATTAAGGGACAATGGGTTTGAAGATACAAAAAATGTAATTAAATCATTAGCTAACGACAATAAATTAGTTACAGATAAAGATAGAAAAACAAATCAAAGAAAAGTAAAGAATAATAATGGCGAAATGGAATCAATTGTCTATTATCACATAAAAATTGACAAAAAACTTGCTGAAACATTGAATTTAAAGTTCGAATGATGATTTATAACAAAATGACTGTGAAACCAGGTGTTGAAAGGTGAGAAGTAATTTGAATAATGAACAAATTGAAGCATTTGTAGAAGTGCTTGTACCTCTTATAGAAGAGCGTATGAATAAAAGTAAGTAAGCTAATTTAAGCTAATTATGTACTACAGGCTAATGCCTGTAGTACTCATATTATTAAGTGGCAAAAGTGATAAAAATGAAACGAAGTTATAAATATATATTATCCATGTGATGTTACAAGACCGATGGTCTGTAACAATAATCTAATAAAAGGAGCGGTACATTATGAGTAAGAAAATTGCACTATATTCACGTGTAAGCACATCTGAGCAATCTGAACGTGGATATTCAATCCATGAACAAGAACAAGTGCTCATCAAAGAAGTTGTGAAAAACTATCCAGGTTATGACTATGAAACTTATATCGATTCCGGTATATCAGGTAAAAATATTGAAGGTCGACCAGCAATGAAACGTCTATTACAAGATGTTAAGGATAATAAAATCGAAATGGTGTTAAGTTGGAAATTGAATCGTATCTCACGATCAATGAGAGATGTGTTTAATATCATTCATGAATTCAAAGAACATGGCGTAGGGTATAAATCGATTTCTGAGAATATTGATACATCCAATGCCTCTGGAGAAGTACTCGTTACAATGTTTGGATTAATAGGATCCATCGAGCGTTCAACACTTATCAGTAACGTCAAAATGTCCATGAATGCCA
This genomic window contains:
- a CDS encoding DUF927 domain-containing protein, with protein sequence MKFENDKYLIDSNGCFKKMKGSNDGEGERLVKLASPIFIVAKYKDRVYKKEQIIIQDIDGDEYILDSSILSSRNLFKLIEMGFTINENRIKELSNALQEYRDSTVKSSFYKGVGVIPTNKGTVIVLDDLYFSPSMTEEDMNQVVCDNKYDLAPKGELSEWLTMFQEQVSGNVLLELVTIFGVSALVTRYLFFLNEIEYTGIVYSLTGQSSSGKTTAAMLAGSIAGNVNKGDNTLFCSWNATKVGVENIMSSNFGVPVIFDELSTSTISNLTNLLYSISEGQGRERADKNGNTREKFNSGTSIISTGEYSIFSNSAKNDGLRVRIIEINEAITSSSSNSDAIKKVVRKNYGHVLPIISEYLLNNEEQLVTIYEEHRQWFKLALANEESKTGIRMISRYAVILTSATVFELALDVKLGIEEIRNYLLNYHNSTILERSLTEKAMEVLIQYIAVNSGKFSHGGPLSNMIENNGVIIAQNDYIEVRIIRSVFERILRDNGFEDTKNVIKSLANDNKLVTDKDRKTNQRKVKNNNGEMESIVYYHIKIDKKLAETLNLKFE